One genomic region from Spirosoma sp. KCTC 42546 encodes:
- a CDS encoding FecR family protein produces MENYSRYFRQGDLIAKYLKGELSDQEREELDDWIAQSDHNQTLFTRLTQEATINTELGKFGLADKTEAWEKIVSETGYNTPDHKSYIGSRLLRYAAAAAVVIIAGLLLYPFNHPLRPTTHMAEKPTDFAPGSNKAVLTLADASKIILDDVADGQIARQADVLITKTADGQLSYAESSATTSSKAATVPSGYNTITTPRGGKFRIILPDGSKVWLNAASSLRYPTKFTGNERTVTLMGEAYFEIMPLKNAHKQAMPFRVRSASQVVEVLGTHFNINSYADENSVKTTLLEGKVKVTKTSPDRAESSAEIILKPGEQAQLTADAKRRLNLVPAADLEEAVAWKNGQFQFKDTDLPTIMRQISRWYDVEVDFQGKLPDTKFRGKISRDVPLSQIFQILQLSGINFKIEGRKITVKS; encoded by the coding sequence ATGGAAAATTATAGCCGTTATTTTAGACAGGGTGACCTGATCGCTAAATACCTCAAGGGGGAACTCAGCGATCAGGAACGGGAAGAGCTGGATGATTGGATTGCCCAAAGCGATCATAATCAGACTCTATTTACCAGATTAACTCAGGAAGCGACTATTAATACTGAACTGGGCAAATTCGGTTTGGCCGACAAAACAGAAGCCTGGGAGAAAATAGTATCCGAAACAGGCTATAATACGCCAGACCACAAATCGTATATAGGTAGCCGTTTACTCCGTTACGCAGCAGCCGCTGCCGTTGTCATTATTGCGGGACTACTACTCTATCCCTTCAATCACCCATTGCGGCCCACTACCCACATGGCCGAAAAACCAACCGATTTCGCCCCCGGCAGTAACAAGGCCGTTCTGACATTAGCTGATGCGTCGAAAATAATTCTGGACGATGTAGCAGATGGGCAAATTGCCCGACAAGCTGACGTTTTAATCACGAAAACGGCTGATGGACAGCTGTCTTATGCAGAAAGTTCAGCAACGACTTCAAGCAAAGCAGCTACGGTGCCGTCCGGCTATAACACCATTACAACCCCTCGCGGTGGGAAGTTTCGGATTATCCTTCCTGATGGAAGCAAAGTCTGGCTCAATGCGGCTTCATCTCTGAGATATCCTACAAAATTCACGGGTAACGAGCGAACTGTAACGCTTATGGGCGAAGCGTATTTTGAAATAATGCCTCTGAAAAACGCCCATAAGCAAGCCATGCCTTTCCGGGTACGCTCAGCCAGTCAGGTTGTGGAGGTGTTGGGCACGCATTTCAACATCAACAGCTATGCGGACGAAAATAGCGTGAAAACAACCCTGCTGGAAGGTAAAGTGAAGGTCACAAAAACAAGTCCGGATCGGGCAGAAAGTTCAGCGGAAATTATCCTTAAACCTGGCGAACAGGCTCAGTTAACAGCCGACGCCAAGCGCAGGCTTAATCTGGTTCCGGCAGCAGACCTGGAAGAAGCAGTGGCCTGGAAGAACGGGCAGTTTCAGTTTAAAGACACCGACCTGCCTACCATCATGCGTCAGATTTCCCGCTGGTACGATGTTGAAGTTGATTTTCAGGGTAAGCTTCCCGACACAAAATTTAGAGGTAAAATTTCAAGGGATGTACCGCTCTCCCAAATTTTTCAGATTCTCCAGTTAAGTGGTATCAACTTTAAAATAGAAGGCAGAAAAATAACCGTTAAATCCTGA